A stretch of DNA from Ignavibacteria bacterium:
CGTTATGTCTTATTCGACTGCAATTTTTTTGTTTATATTAACTTCTTTGTTGATTGGCATCGATGTGTTATTCGATTACAAGATGACAATGTTTTTTATGGTTGCTACTTTTATATTAGGAATGTTAGCTGTCGGCATAGGCAGTCTTTTCGCTATGCGCGAAACAATAAGAGGTTACAAAATCGTTGAATTTGAAATTAAAGCCGAAGAATAACTTACATTAATTTTTTCGAGGGATTTATAATGAAGCACAAAGTAATTTGCTTATTCTTTTTTTTACTCATGGTTGCAAAAGCACATTCTCAATCCGTTTCTGAATTATTAAAGCAAGCGGACGAGTTAATTGAGATTAAGTTTGATAATGTAAATCAGTTAAAAGTTATGGAGCAAGCATATAAACTTGAACCAAACAACTTTGAAGTACTGTGGCGAATGTCGCGTGCCTATGTTGATTATGGCGAACATCTTCCCGATAAAACTGATGCAGAAAAAGATCAACAACTTAAACAATATGAAAAATCTTTGGACTTTGCTAATAAATCAATCAACATAAATCCCGGAAGCATGATCGGATACCTTCATCGAGCAATTGCGAATGGAAGGATTGCACTTTTCAAAGGAGTATTTAAAGCAATAAGTTTGGTCAATTCTGTTAAAGACGATCTTGAAAAAGCGATTCGACTTAACAACGGCGGGAATAATCATCAAAGTGTTGCACATTATGTTTTGGCTCGTGCGCATGCTGAAGTTTGCGAGAAGCCCTATCTCATCAGACTTCCATTAACACTCGGTTGGGGAGATCGTGATGACGCAACAACCCATTATGAAACCGCAATTAAGCTTCGTCCAAATTTTATAATGTTTCGAGTGGATGCAGCAAAAAATTATATTGAACTTGATGAATGGCAAAAAGCAAAAGAACATTTATATTCAGTCGCAAACCTGCCAAATCTCGATGAAGATGATGAAGTCTACAGAATTGAAACAAAAAAACTGCTGGAAGAAATCAAGTCACGATAAATAGTTCTTATCTGAACATTTCAACCAAGTACATGCTGATGGATGGAATGTACGAGATTAAAATCAGAGCGAACAGCAATATTAGGGTGAACGGAATAGTTGATTTTATAACCTGTCCAATTTTCTTTTCGAAAATGCTCGATGCTACAAAAAGATTCAAACCCATTGGCGGAGTAAGATATCCAATTTCCATATTTACGATGAAAATAATTGCGAAGTGAACGGGATCAATTCCGAATTCAACTGCCATTGGGCCTAGAAGTGGTCCGACTATTAATATAGCTGACATTATATCCATAAAGCAGCCAAGTATTAGCAAAAAGATATTTACTACGATAAGAAACATTAATGGCGAGCTAACAAATTCACTCATCCAAACTGCTGCCTGATATGGCACTCTCTCGAGAGCTAAAAACTGATTAAAGCTTATAGCTACTACGATTATTAAAAACAATGTCCCCATCATCGAAGTACTTTGAATAAAAATTTCAGGGATATCTTTAATCTTCAAATCTCTGTGAATAAATACTTCAACAACAAAAGCATAAACAACTGCAGCCGCGGCTGCTTCGGTTGGGGTAAAAAATCCGCTGTAAATTCCACCAAGAATAATTATTGGAAGCATCAGCGCCAATATTCCATTCTTAAACGAATTAACAAATTGCTTAAACGAAAAGTCGATTTTAATTTCATCAACATTTCGTTTTTGAGTGATTACAGAGTACACCATTAATAGTAAGCCGATCAATAAACCAGGGAGAACGCCAGCAATAAAAAGATCTGCAACAGAGATAATATGTGTCGGTGTGGAAACAACAATTGCATAGATTATCATTGGAATACTCGGTGGAATCAAAATTCCAAGCGAGCCTGCAGAAGTTATCAATCCCAATGAAAAATTTTCTTTATAATTTTCTTTAATGAGAGCAGGAAACATCATCGTCCCAATCGCAATAACTGTAACGGGGGACGAACCGGAAATTGCTGCAAAGAAAAGGCATGCAAAAATTGCAGTAACCGCAAGACCGCCACGCATCCAACCAACGGTTGCTTTGGCAAAATCGATCAATCTTTTTGCAATACTTCCGTGGGTCATGATTTGGCCGGCAACTAAGAAAAACGGAATCGCAAGCAGAACATCTTTATTGACTGCATTGAACATATCAGCAATCATTTCGGTAAGCATGCCGTCGCCGAGAAAGTAAATTGATCCTATCGTAATGATTGAGAGAACAATAAATAATGGAGTCCCAATAGCAATACAAATCAAGGCAACGAGGACTATCAAATATTCCATTATTTATCCAAACCCTTCTTCGATAATTCTTCTTTACCGCCTGCACCGATTGAAGATATTCTTCCCTGAAAAATTTGAATTGTGATCCAACTAAACCGTACAGCAATAATTACAAGCGAAATTGGAATGATAACTTGAACAATCCACAATGGAATATTTAGTACTAGCGATCTCTCGGCGAATTCTTTGGTTTCAGCAACATAAATGAATCCAAGGTATGCTATAAATAATGTAACCGCCAATACAACGGCATTGACAAAAAGTGAAACATAGGGCAGGACTTTTTTGGGAAATATTTTTTCAGGTATGCCAACGACTAAGTGCTTGTTCTCTTTAGTTGCATAAGATGCACCGACAAATCCCACCCATATCATTAAAAATGCAGCAAGCTCTTTTGCCCAGATAAAACCACTATCGAAAAATTCTCTTAAGGTGAAATCGAGAAAAACAACAAGCGTCATTACACTTATCGCAATGACTAAAAACACCTTTTCAAATTTAGAGAAATAATTATCAATCGCTTCAAGGATTTTGATCATTTACTGCTGGGTTTTTTTCTGAATTCGGTTAATGCATTTTGTACTCTGTCGTAAAGAGATGCACCAACAACATTTCTGAATTTTGGATGAACCGGCCTGGCTAATTTTGCAAATTGTTCCCTTTGTGCCTCAGACATCTTTTGAACCTTCACACCGTCTTTCTCAAGAATTTTAATGATTTCGGGTTCAATTTCGCGAACACCTGTTCTTCCAATCTTAGCTTCCTGTTTTTGATCGCCAAGAAGAATGTCTTGAATATCCTTTGGCAGTGAATCAAAATATTTTTTATTGTAAATAATTATTCCTGGCTGATACATGTGACCGGAAATTACAAAATAATTAACTCCTTGGTACCAGCCGGTCGCAGAGGTAAATAACGTCGAATTATCAAATCCATCAACAAGCCCTGTTTGAAGTGCACTCATTACTTCTGGAATAGATATGGGAACTGGTGATGCGCCGAATGCCTTCCACATCTCGATATGAATTGGGCTTTCCTGCGACCTTATTTTCAATCCTTTTAAATCACTTGGTGAGAGGACTGGTTTATTTTTTGAAGCAAAATGTCTCCATCCATTTTCATTCCAGCTGTGGAGAATGAATCCTTTGCTTGCAAGAATATCTGAATATGATTTGAAAACAACTTCGTCGAGAATATAATCGACTTCTTTTTCATTCAAAAATAAGTAAGGCAATTCAAGCAGTTGAAGTTCCGGAACAAGAGATGTAACCGCACCGACACTACCTCCCCATGCTTGAATTCTTCCGCGTTGCAGGGAGCGCAAGGTCTCGATCTCGCCGCCAAGCTGCCCGCTGGTATAAGTAACAAATTTTACTCTTCCTTTACTTTCTTTCTCGATTCTCTTTTTCATCGCACTTAATTGATCAGACCAAGGCGTTCCTTCGGGTGCAATTGTAGCTAATCGTACTTCATATACTTCTTGAATTAGCGGTTTGCTTCCATAAAAAGTCATCGAAATTAAAAAAATTATAAAGAATGAAAAAGTAATCTTACTTGAAAAATTCATCAACTCGCTCCAAAAGTTTTTTTGCATATTCTTGTTCGTATTTATTCTCAGGTGTAATCTCAGGGATGACATCATATGGTGTACTTATTACATACTGAAGCTGCTTAATGAATGTCTCCCGGTCTTGTGCTTTAGTTGCATAATACTCTGCATACAAAGTTCTCGTACCAAAGTAATTCGGTGCAAGCTCGATCGATTTTTCAAAATGAAATTTGGAAAGATTCAAATCGCCGCCCGGAACTTTTGTAGGCAGCGCACCAAAAAATCTATCCGCTGCTCCATAGAAAAAGTTTCTATCGAGATCAAAGACTCTTTGATTGTAAGCTTCGATTTTGGATTTATTGCCTAATCTAATCAGGAGATTTTTTTCGGCAGCCCACTTGCCAAGATTTGCACCGGTCCAATAAATAACTTCTATTCCATCAATGCCGACACCTTGCAAAGCTTTCTTTTCATCATTTGTTTCTTGATAAATTTTTCTGAAATCGGGAAATAATCCGAGCGTTCTTTCTCCAACTTCAAGACCCTTAGTGAACAATTCATCCTTTTTTTCTTGATCGGTCTCAACATAGTTTGCCACTAAATAATAAGCTCTCGAAAGACGCGCCGCTAATGCTGCATTGGTTGGCTCGGCTGCAGCTGCATTGATATATGCAGCTAACATTTCTCTTGCCTTCTCTGGTGTTCCTCTTTCTTCCCATAATGCATCGGCGATAGACCTTGCACTGGCTTCTCCTTCTACTTTAACTTCTGGTGTTTTTGGCTGTGCCTTTTCTTCGAGAAATACAGCTTTCCTGCCAGCACAAGAGGTGAGAATAATTGTTGACATAAAGAATATGAGCAAGCCTGCATGATAAAACTTTTGTGTTTTCATGAACCCTCCTAAAAATGGGCTAAATTTCAAGTTTACGTAACATTATTTTGTGATAACGGGTCAAATATTGAAATTGAAAACATAAATGTCAAGGATTGATTTGGAATTTTTAACTTGATAGGTGCGAAGGCATTGTCGAAAATCTTGAAATCTATTATTACGCTCAGATCATCTCAAAATTGTATAGGATATCATACTTTTCTATATTGCACGCAAATTTCTCTTGATTTTAGAACAAAGAAAGATGAATTCACATTTGTATTTATTAGTTAAATGAAAACAGAACTATCAAAAGTATATTCGCCAAATGAAGTTGAGGATAAATGGTATTCATATTGGGAAAAAAATAATTTATTCCATGCCGAGATAGACAATTCGAAAAAATCCTACACAATTGTAATCCCGCCGCCGAATATCACAGGCAGCTTGACCATGGGACACATCTTGAACAACACGCTTCAAGATATTTTCATCCGGTGGAAAAAGATGCAGGGCTTCAACGCTTGCTGGGTTCCGGGGACAGACCACGCTTCTATTGCAACCGAATCAAAGGTAACTCAATCACTTAAAGAAAAAGGAATTGACAAAAAGACAATCGGAAGAGACAAATTTTTAGAACACTGCCAGGAATGGAAAGAGCTTTACGGTGAAATGATCCTGAAGCAGCTTCGTAAGCTCGGAGTTGCATGCGATTGGGAACGGCTGCGATTCACAATGGATGATGATTATTATAGATTAGTAGTAGAATCTTTCGTTTATCTTTATAACAAAGGTTTTATCTACCGCGGTTTGAGAATGGTGAATTGGGACCCGCAGTCTCAATCCGCAATTTCAGATGAAGAAGTGATCTACCAAGAAGTGAACGGCAAGCTCTGGTATTTTAAATATCCTATAAAAGATAGCGGAGAGTTTGTAATCGTTGCAACGACTCGACCCGAAACAATGCTAGGCGATACTGGAGTTGCGGTCAATCCAACAGATGAAAGATATAAAAATCTTATCGATAAAAAAGTTATTCTACCGCTTGTTGGACGTGAAATTCCAATATTCGCTGATGAATACGTTGATAAAGAATTTGGAACCGGCTGTGTGAAAGTCACTCCGGCACACGATCCGAACGATTTTGAAATGAGCAAGCGTCATAACTTGCAAGTCGTGAATATTCTTAATCCCGATGCAACTTTAAACTCAAGCGCACCTAGTGAATTTGTTGGTCTTGATAGATTCGAAGCACGAAAAAAAGTTGTTAGACGATTAGAAGAAGAGGGCTTCCTTGTCAAAATAGAAGATTATAAAACAAATATAGGTTATTCCGAGAGAGGAAAAGTTCCAATCGAACCATATCTTTCCGAGCAGTGGTTTATGAAGATGGATGAGCTTGTTAAACCAGCGATTAAATCTGTGGTGGAAGGGGAAGTAAAATTCTATCCCGACCGTTGGATAAAAGTCTACCTGAATTGGATGAACAATATTCGCGATTGGTGTATTTCGCGTCAACTTTGGTGGGGGCATAGAATTCCCGTTTGGTATTGTATTGGAGATGAAGCTTGTCATTTAGAATGTAAACA
This window harbors:
- a CDS encoding tetratricopeptide repeat protein translates to MKHKVICLFFFLLMVAKAHSQSVSELLKQADELIEIKFDNVNQLKVMEQAYKLEPNNFEVLWRMSRAYVDYGEHLPDKTDAEKDQQLKQYEKSLDFANKSININPGSMIGYLHRAIANGRIALFKGVFKAISLVNSVKDDLEKAIRLNNGGNNHQSVAHYVLARAHAEVCEKPYLIRLPLTLGWGDRDDATTHYETAIKLRPNFIMFRVDAAKNYIELDEWQKAKEHLYSVANLPNLDEDDEVYRIETKKLLEEIKSR
- a CDS encoding TRAP transporter large permease subunit: MMEYLIVLVALICIAIGTPLFIVLSIITIGSIYFLGDGMLTEMIADMFNAVNKDVLLAIPFFLVAGQIMTHGSIAKRLIDFAKATVGWMRGGLAVTAIFACLFFAAISGSSPVTVIAIGTMMFPALIKENYKENFSLGLITSAGSLGILIPPSIPMIIYAIVVSTPTHIISVADLFIAGVLPGLLIGLLLMVYSVITQKRNVDEIKIDFSFKQFVNSFKNGILALMLPIIILGGIYSGFFTPTEAAAAAVVYAFVVEVFIHRDLKIKDIPEIFIQSTSMMGTLFLIIVVAISFNQFLALERVPYQAAVWMSEFVSSPLMFLIVVNIFLLILGCFMDIMSAILIVGPLLGPMAVEFGIDPVHFAIIFIVNMEIGYLTPPMGLNLFVASSIFEKKIGQVIKSTIPFTLILLFALILISYIPSISMYLVEMFR
- a CDS encoding TRAP transporter small permease, producing MIKILEAIDNYFSKFEKVFLVIAISVMTLVVFLDFTLREFFDSGFIWAKELAAFLMIWVGFVGASYATKENKHLVVGIPEKIFPKKVLPYVSLFVNAVVLAVTLFIAYLGFIYVAETKEFAERSLVLNIPLWIVQVIIPISLVIIAVRFSWITIQIFQGRISSIGAGGKEELSKKGLDK
- a CDS encoding TRAP transporter substrate-binding protein; this encodes MMSSLRLHLRINTNKNMQKNFWSELMNFSSKITFSFFIIFLISMTFYGSKPLIQEVYEVRLATIAPEGTPWSDQLSAMKKRIEKESKGRVKFVTYTSGQLGGEIETLRSLQRGRIQAWGGSVGAVTSLVPELQLLELPYLFLNEKEVDYILDEVVFKSYSDILASKGFILHSWNENGWRHFASKNKPVLSPSDLKGLKIRSQESPIHIEMWKAFGASPVPISIPEVMSALQTGLVDGFDNSTLFTSATGWYQGVNYFVISGHMYQPGIIIYNKKYFDSLPKDIQDILLGDQKQEAKIGRTGVREIEPEIIKILEKDGVKVQKMSEAQREQFAKLARPVHPKFRNVVGASLYDRVQNALTEFRKKPSSK